One window of the Pseudokineococcus lusitanus genome contains the following:
- a CDS encoding histidine phosphatase family protein, whose amino-acid sequence MSGGGAPPQVVLWRHGQTAWNAEGRWQGHSDIPLTDLGAEQAREAAAVLLHRRPVRLVSSDLQRASGTAGALALAAGMPVLVDPRLREVHGGEWQGLRRSEIEQGWPDLHRAWLAGEDVAAGGGESRAAAGARVAEAVEEHAADLADGEVLVCVGHGGSLGSALLRLLGLPVGTAPLVTGLRNARWTTLVRGDGTDVPWRLLEHNAGAWPTGDVVPAQVGAGRGATGA is encoded by the coding sequence GTGAGCGGGGGCGGCGCCCCGCCGCAGGTGGTGCTGTGGCGCCACGGCCAGACGGCGTGGAACGCCGAGGGCCGGTGGCAGGGCCACAGCGACATCCCCCTCACCGACCTCGGGGCCGAGCAGGCGCGCGAGGCCGCCGCCGTGCTGCTGCACCGCCGGCCCGTGCGGCTCGTCAGCTCGGACCTGCAGCGGGCGAGCGGGACGGCCGGCGCGCTGGCGCTGGCCGCCGGGATGCCCGTGCTGGTCGACCCGCGGCTCCGCGAGGTGCACGGCGGCGAGTGGCAGGGCCTGCGCCGCAGCGAGATCGAGCAGGGGTGGCCGGACCTGCACCGCGCCTGGCTCGCGGGGGAGGACGTGGCCGCCGGGGGCGGGGAGAGCCGCGCCGCGGCCGGTGCCCGTGTGGCCGAGGCCGTCGAGGAGCACGCGGCGGACCTGGCCGACGGCGAGGTGCTCGTCTGCGTGGGCCACGGCGGTTCCCTGGGCTCGGCGCTGCTGCGCCTGCTCGGTCTCCCGGTGGGCACCGCGCCGCTCGTGACGGGCCTGCGCAACGCCCGCTGGACCACCCTCGTGCGCGGCGACGGCACGGACGTGCCGTGGCGCCTGCTCGAGCACAACGCCGGCGCGTGGCCCACGGGCGACGTCGTGCCGGCGCAGGTCGGCGCGGGCCGGGGCGCGACGGGCGCCTGA
- the rsfS gene encoding ribosome silencing factor codes for MTATDRALELARAAAEAAADKLADEVLALDVSEQLVITDVFVVASADSDRQVRAVVDAVEERLRGMGVQPLRREGLAEARWVLLDYAEIVVHVQQTEDRRFYALERLWKDCPVVELPASVTAGRGAGDEA; via the coding sequence GTGACCGCCACCGACCGGGCCCTCGAGCTGGCCAGGGCCGCCGCCGAGGCAGCGGCCGACAAGCTCGCCGACGAGGTGCTGGCGCTCGACGTCAGCGAGCAGCTCGTCATCACCGACGTCTTCGTCGTCGCCTCCGCCGACTCCGACCGGCAGGTCCGCGCCGTCGTGGACGCCGTCGAGGAGCGGCTGCGCGGGATGGGCGTCCAGCCCCTGCGCCGCGAGGGCCTGGCCGAGGCCCGCTGGGTCCTGCTGGACTACGCCGAGATCGTCGTGCACGTGCAGCAGACGGAGGACCGTCGCTTCTACGCCCTCGAGCGGCTGTGGAAGGACTGCCCCGTCGTCGAGCTGCCCGCCTCGGTCACCGCGGGCCGCGGCGCCGGCGACGAGGCGTGA
- the nadD gene encoding nicotinate-nucleotide adenylyltransferase — protein MGGTFDPVHHGHLVAASEVASVFDLDEVVFVPTGRPWQKDHREVTGAEHRYLMTVVATASNPSFTVSRVDVDRPGPTYTVDTLRDLRRLLGDAQLFFITGADALQQILSWKDADDVWELAHFVGVTRPGHELAATGLPHERVSLLEIPALAISSTDCRDRVARGEPVWYLVPDGVVQYIAKHRLYRGGPLGPRLGDEPAGLLEEVGR, from the coding sequence ATGGGCGGCACCTTCGACCCCGTCCACCACGGCCACCTCGTGGCGGCCAGCGAGGTCGCCAGCGTCTTCGACCTCGACGAGGTCGTCTTCGTCCCCACGGGGCGCCCCTGGCAGAAGGACCACCGCGAGGTCACCGGGGCGGAGCACCGCTACCTCATGACCGTCGTCGCGACGGCCTCCAACCCCTCGTTCACGGTGAGCCGCGTCGACGTCGACCGGCCCGGCCCGACCTACACGGTCGACACGCTGCGGGACCTGCGCCGGCTGCTCGGCGACGCCCAGCTCTTCTTCATCACCGGCGCCGACGCCCTCCAGCAGATCCTGTCGTGGAAGGACGCCGACGACGTGTGGGAGCTGGCGCACTTCGTCGGGGTCACCCGGCCCGGCCACGAGCTCGCCGCGACGGGCCTGCCGCACGAGCGCGTCAGCCTGCTGGAGATCCCTGCGCTCGCCATCTCCTCGACCGACTGCCGCGACCGCGTCGCCCGCGGGGAGCCGGTCTGGTACCTCGTCCCGGACGGGGTGGTCCAGTACATCGCCAAGCACCGCCTCTACCGGGGCGGGCCGCTCGGCCCCAGGCTCGGCGACGAGCCCGCCGGGCTGCTCGAGGAGGTGGGACGGTGA
- a CDS encoding glutamate-5-semialdehyde dehydrogenase translates to MSLTADTPVGTDARAAAPGVPPEVDVAEAVLDVCRAARAASKALATATRATKDAALLAVADALVAQAPRVVAANGRDLERGAAEGLPANLLDRLRLDADRLGAIADAVRDVAALPDPVGEVVRGQTLPNGLRLRQLRVPMGVVAVVYEARPNVTVDAAALALKSGNAVVLRGGSAARETNALVVEVVREALAAAGLPADLVSTVDAYGREGVRALMRARGLVDVLVPRGGAGLIAEVVRSSTVPVIETGTGNCHVYVDAAADLDVALAVALNSKTQRTSTCNTAETVLVHAAVADAFLPSLLTAMSAAGVRLHGDDAVRAAAEPLDGVDVEPATDEDWATEYLALELAVGVVPDLDAALAHVDRWSTGHTEAVVTRDLAVAERFAAEVDSAAVMVNASTRFTDGAQMGLGAEIGISTQKLHARGPMGLAELTTTRWVVTGDGHVRG, encoded by the coding sequence ATGAGCCTGACCGCGGACACCCCCGTCGGCACCGACGCCCGCGCCGCCGCGCCCGGCGTCCCGCCGGAGGTCGACGTCGCGGAGGCCGTGCTCGACGTCTGCCGTGCGGCCCGTGCCGCGAGCAAGGCCCTCGCGACGGCGACCCGGGCCACGAAGGACGCCGCGCTCCTCGCCGTCGCGGACGCGCTCGTCGCGCAGGCCCCGCGGGTCGTCGCCGCCAACGGGCGCGACCTCGAGCGCGGTGCCGCCGAGGGCCTCCCGGCCAACCTGCTCGACCGGCTGCGGCTCGACGCCGACCGGCTCGGGGCCATCGCCGACGCCGTCCGCGACGTCGCGGCGCTCCCCGACCCGGTGGGGGAGGTCGTCCGCGGGCAGACGCTGCCCAACGGGCTGCGCCTGCGCCAGCTGCGCGTGCCGATGGGCGTCGTCGCCGTCGTCTACGAGGCGCGCCCCAACGTCACCGTCGACGCCGCGGCGCTCGCCCTCAAGAGCGGCAACGCCGTCGTCCTGCGCGGCGGCTCGGCGGCCCGGGAGACCAACGCCCTCGTCGTCGAGGTCGTCCGCGAGGCGCTCGCCGCCGCGGGCCTGCCGGCGGACCTCGTCAGCACCGTCGACGCGTACGGGCGCGAGGGCGTCCGGGCGCTCATGCGGGCGCGCGGCCTCGTCGACGTCCTCGTGCCCCGCGGGGGCGCGGGGCTCATCGCCGAGGTGGTGCGCTCGTCGACCGTCCCGGTCATCGAGACGGGCACGGGCAACTGCCACGTCTACGTCGACGCCGCGGCGGACCTCGACGTCGCGCTCGCCGTCGCCCTCAACAGCAAGACGCAGCGCACGAGCACCTGCAACACCGCCGAGACGGTGCTCGTCCACGCCGCCGTCGCCGACGCCTTCCTGCCGTCGCTGCTCACGGCCATGAGCGCGGCCGGCGTCCGCCTGCACGGCGACGACGCGGTCCGGGCCGCCGCCGAGCCGCTCGACGGCGTCGACGTCGAGCCGGCGACGGACGAGGACTGGGCCACCGAGTACCTCGCGCTCGAGCTGGCCGTCGGGGTCGTCCCCGACCTCGACGCGGCGCTCGCGCACGTCGACCGCTGGTCGACCGGCCACACCGAGGCGGTCGTCACGCGGGACCTCGCCGTCGCGGAGCGCTTCGCGGCCGAGGTCGACTCGGCGGCCGTCATGGTCAACGCGTCCACGCGCTTCACCGACGGGGCGCAGATGGGCCTCGGCGCGGAGATCGGCATCTCGACGCAGAAGCTCCACGCCCGGGGCCCGATGGGGCTCGCCGAGCTGACGACGACGCGCTGGGTCGTCACCGGGGACGGCCACGTGCGGGGCTGA
- a CDS encoding SPFH domain-containing protein: MTPGTLALYVVLLLLVVFVVATVVKAVRIVPQASAVIIERLGRYSRTLDAGLHFLVPFIDKPRATVDLREQVVSFPPQPVITSDNLVVSIDSVIYFQPTDPRSATYEIANYIQGIEQLTVTTLRNVVGSLDLEQTLTSRDQINGQLRGVLDEATGRWGVRVNRVELKAIDPPASVQDSMEKQMRAERDRRATILNAEGVKQSQILTAQGDKQSAVLRAEGQAQAAILEAQGRSRAIVEVFGAIHRGNPTPRLLAYQYLQTLPQIAQGDANKVWIVPSELNDALKGIGDVLGRRDGGRDDEDGVHEVDAGGIAADLDAPTLEDPSEALRRARAEAEGATQEAAHTEAGTRTGRRAPSEGGDVPPVAGASPDLPAVTPEQAGDRAHDAAPAAPPAPPTGDGGTTPDAGPGRHGA; encoded by the coding sequence ATGACCCCCGGCACGCTCGCCCTGTACGTCGTCCTGCTGCTGCTCGTCGTCTTCGTCGTCGCCACCGTCGTCAAGGCGGTGCGGATCGTGCCGCAGGCCAGCGCGGTCATCATCGAGCGGCTCGGCCGCTACTCGCGGACCCTCGACGCCGGCCTGCACTTCCTCGTGCCCTTCATCGACAAGCCGCGCGCCACGGTCGACCTGCGCGAGCAGGTCGTCTCCTTCCCGCCGCAGCCGGTCATCACCTCCGACAACCTCGTCGTGAGCATCGACTCGGTCATCTACTTCCAGCCGACCGACCCCCGCTCGGCGACCTACGAGATCGCCAACTACATCCAGGGCATCGAGCAGCTCACGGTCACGACGCTGCGCAACGTCGTCGGCTCGCTCGACCTCGAGCAGACGCTGACGAGCCGCGACCAGATCAACGGCCAGCTGCGCGGCGTCCTCGACGAGGCGACCGGCCGCTGGGGCGTGCGCGTCAACCGCGTCGAGCTCAAGGCCATCGACCCGCCCGCGAGCGTGCAGGACTCGATGGAGAAGCAGATGCGCGCCGAGCGCGACCGGCGGGCCACCATCCTCAACGCCGAGGGCGTCAAGCAGAGCCAGATCCTCACGGCGCAGGGCGACAAGCAGTCGGCCGTCCTGCGGGCGGAGGGCCAGGCGCAGGCGGCGATCCTCGAGGCCCAGGGCCGCTCGCGGGCCATCGTGGAGGTCTTCGGCGCCATCCACCGGGGCAACCCGACGCCGCGGCTCCTGGCCTACCAGTACCTCCAGACGCTGCCCCAGATCGCCCAGGGCGACGCCAACAAGGTGTGGATCGTGCCCAGCGAGCTCAACGACGCGCTCAAGGGCATCGGGGACGTGCTCGGGCGCCGCGACGGCGGCCGGGACGACGAGGACGGCGTGCACGAGGTCGACGCCGGCGGCATCGCCGCCGACCTCGACGCCCCCACGCTCGAGGACCCCTCCGAGGCGCTCCGGCGGGCCCGGGCCGAGGCCGAGGGGGCGACGCAGGAGGCCGCCCACACCGAGGCCGGCACGCGCACGGGCCGCCGGGCGCCGAGCGAGGGCGGGGACGTCCCGCCGGTCGCCGGCGCGAGCCCCGACCTCCCCGCCGTCACCCCCGAGCAGGCGGGGGATCGGGCGCACGACGCGGCGCCGGCCGCCCCGCCCGCCCCGCCGACGGGCGACGGCGGCACGACGCCGGACGCCGGCCCGGGGCGCCACGGCGCCTGA
- a CDS encoding NfeD family protein, with translation MESWADLQWLLWIGLALALGAVEIASLDLVFAMVAAAALVAAAGAALGLSLPLQVITFAVAAALLLAVARPVVLRYVRPRVPLVATGTDGGIGQRAEVLEPVGPRDGRVKLRGEVWSARTEAGGVLPAGADVEVVRIDGATAVVRALPPTDPSDRRERPAPDGPAPGGPSPTSPWSPS, from the coding sequence GTGGAGAGCTGGGCGGACCTGCAGTGGCTGCTCTGGATCGGGCTGGCGCTCGCGCTGGGCGCGGTCGAGATCGCGTCGCTCGACCTGGTCTTCGCCATGGTCGCCGCGGCGGCGCTCGTCGCGGCCGCCGGTGCAGCGCTGGGGCTCTCGCTGCCCCTGCAGGTCATCACCTTCGCCGTGGCCGCGGCGCTGCTGCTGGCCGTCGCCCGTCCCGTCGTCCTTCGGTACGTCCGGCCGCGCGTGCCGCTCGTGGCCACCGGCACCGACGGCGGCATCGGGCAGCGCGCCGAGGTCCTCGAGCCCGTGGGGCCGCGCGACGGCCGCGTGAAGCTCCGCGGCGAGGTCTGGAGCGCCCGCACCGAGGCGGGCGGCGTCCTGCCCGCCGGCGCCGACGTCGAGGTGGTCCGGATCGACGGCGCCACCGCCGTCGTCCGCGCCCTGCCCCCGACCGACCCGTCCGACCGCCGTGAACGACCCGCCCCCGACGGACCCGCGCCCGGCGGCCCGTCCCCGACGAGCCCCTGGAGCCCCTCATGA
- a CDS encoding pilus assembly protein CpaE codes for MISVPTARALRTSGVTWDPASGDRFVIADRDMDDEVFVLSELVVEAHEHSTGRFLGFNGTTEWALDSVDVEQAVWLPREGQLRELLGAAFVALEQRADQLVVRTRDAEGEHASAADDAEEAYALAVLGARARTARAG; via the coding sequence GTGATCTCCGTGCCCACCGCCCGCGCCCTGCGCACCTCCGGGGTGACGTGGGACCCCGCGTCCGGGGACCGCTTCGTCATCGCGGACCGCGACATGGACGACGAGGTGTTCGTGCTCTCCGAGCTCGTCGTCGAGGCGCACGAGCACTCCACCGGCCGCTTCCTCGGCTTCAACGGGACGACCGAGTGGGCGCTGGACTCCGTCGACGTCGAGCAGGCCGTCTGGCTCCCCCGCGAGGGGCAGCTGCGGGAGCTCCTCGGCGCGGCGTTCGTGGCGCTCGAGCAGCGCGCGGACCAGCTCGTCGTCCGCACGCGCGACGCCGAGGGCGAGCACGCGAGCGCCGCGGACGACGCCGAGGAGGCCTACGCCCTGGCGGTCCTCGGCGCACGGGCGCGCACGGCCCGCGCGGGCTGA
- a CDS encoding STAS domain-containing protein has protein sequence MDLDRTAPRPDERAVRPRPQDVDAPSRPREPDDEVVLDVVGDLDLATAGRLRERLGRAGRRASSHVVLDLSRVDFVDCHGLGVILAARAAMGARLRVRATSPSVDALVAATRTPLHDGAPGPAPPVAGDPTDDWTAASRLDLVRRARSAGTGPAQVRGALVSRLTRTPPSRRLQQLLGPRP, from the coding sequence ATGGACCTCGACCGCACCGCCCCCCGTCCCGACGAGCGCGCCGTGCGGCCGCGCCCCCAGGACGTCGACGCCCCTTCCCGCCCGCGGGAGCCCGACGACGAGGTGGTGCTCGACGTCGTCGGCGACCTCGACCTCGCGACGGCCGGTCGGCTGCGGGAGCGGCTGGGACGGGCGGGGCGCCGGGCGTCCTCGCACGTCGTCCTCGACCTGTCGCGCGTGGACTTCGTCGACTGCCACGGCCTGGGCGTGATCCTCGCCGCCCGGGCCGCGATGGGCGCACGGCTGCGGGTGCGGGCGACGTCGCCGTCGGTGGACGCCCTCGTGGCGGCGACCCGCACGCCGCTGCACGACGGCGCCCCGGGCCCCGCGCCGCCCGTCGCCGGCGACCCGACGGACGACTGGACCGCGGCGTCCCGGCTGGACCTCGTGCGCCGCGCCCGCTCGGCCGGCACGGGCCCCGCCCAGGTCCGGGGGGCCCTCGTCTCCCGGCTCACCCGGACCCCGCCCAGCCGTCGGCTGCAGCAGCTGCTGGGCCCCCGCCCCTGA
- the proB gene encoding glutamate 5-kinase — protein sequence MATTQPTGRAAPDGGTAGAVGGRGDLPRAGRVVVKVGSSSLTSAAGGLDAARLEGLVGVLQAARARGTEVVLVSSGAIAAGLAPLGLARRPRDLATQQAAASVGQGLLVAAYAAALAPATPVGQVLLTADDVVRRTHYRNASRALERLLALGVLPVVNENDTVATDEIRFGDNDRLAALVAHLVRADALVLLSDVDALHDGPPSRPGSRRVPLVASPADLDGVEVGGTGGAGVGTGGMATKIAAAGIASSSGIPVLLTSAALAGPGLAGEDVGTWFAVTGRRVRTRLLWLAHAARSDGALVLDAGAVRAVRERDASLLPAGVREVRGTFEAGDPVDLLDEAGTLVARGLVGYAAGEVPPMLGRSTGDLARDLGPGRDRVLVHRDDLVVVPR from the coding sequence GTGGCGACGACGCAGCCGACCGGACGGGCCGCGCCGGACGGCGGGACGGCCGGCGCGGTCGGCGGGCGCGGGGACCTGCCGCGCGCCGGCCGCGTCGTCGTCAAGGTCGGCTCCTCGTCGCTGACGAGCGCCGCCGGCGGCCTCGACGCCGCACGGCTCGAGGGCCTCGTCGGCGTCCTGCAGGCCGCCCGCGCCCGCGGCACCGAGGTGGTGCTCGTCTCCTCGGGGGCCATCGCGGCGGGGCTCGCCCCGCTCGGGCTGGCCCGGCGACCGCGCGACCTCGCCACCCAGCAGGCCGCCGCCAGCGTGGGCCAGGGGCTGCTCGTGGCCGCCTACGCCGCGGCGCTGGCGCCCGCGACCCCCGTCGGCCAGGTGCTCCTCACGGCCGACGACGTCGTGCGGCGCACCCACTACCGCAACGCCTCCCGCGCGCTGGAGCGGCTGCTCGCGCTCGGGGTGCTGCCCGTCGTCAACGAGAACGACACGGTGGCCACCGACGAGATCCGCTTCGGCGACAACGACCGCCTGGCCGCGCTCGTCGCGCACCTCGTCCGCGCGGACGCCCTCGTCCTCCTGTCCGACGTCGACGCCCTGCACGACGGGCCGCCCTCGCGCCCCGGCAGCCGGCGGGTGCCGCTCGTGGCCTCGCCCGCCGACCTCGACGGCGTGGAGGTCGGCGGGACCGGCGGGGCGGGGGTCGGGACCGGCGGCATGGCCACGAAGATCGCCGCCGCGGGCATCGCGTCGTCGTCGGGCATCCCGGTCCTCCTCACGAGCGCGGCCCTCGCGGGGCCCGGCCTCGCGGGGGAGGACGTCGGCACGTGGTTCGCGGTGACCGGGCGGCGGGTGCGCACCCGCCTGCTCTGGCTCGCGCACGCCGCCCGCTCGGACGGCGCCCTCGTCCTCGACGCCGGCGCGGTCAGGGCCGTCCGCGAGCGGGACGCCTCGCTGCTGCCCGCGGGCGTCCGCGAGGTGCGCGGCACCTTCGAGGCGGGCGACCCGGTGGACCTCCTCGACGAGGCGGGGACGCTCGTGGCGCGGGGGCTCGTCGGCTACGCGGCCGGCGAGGTGCCGCCGATGCTCGGGCGCTCGACGGGCGACCTGGCCCGCGACCTCGGCCCGGGCCGCGACCGGGTCCTCGTGCACCGGGACGACCTCGTCGTCGTCCCGCGCTGA
- the obgE gene encoding GTPase ObgE, producing MPLFVDRVVLHVAGGSGGHGCVSVHREKFKPLGGPDGGNGGRGGSVRLEVDPSTTTLLDFHHVPHRSAGNGRPGQGSMRHGAKGEDLVLRVPAGTVVKDARTGELLADLVADGTSVELAPGGAGGLGNASLATTKRKAPGFALLGEPGWEGDVVLELKSLADVALVGFPSAGKSSLVAALSAARPKIADYPFTTLVPNLGVVVAGDERFVVADVPGLIEGASEGKGLGLEFLRHVERTAAIVHVLDCATLEPGRDPVSDLDVIEAELARYAVDLTATGEPGLPLEQRPTLVVLHKSDVPEARELAEFVRPELEARGHDVLVASSASHEGLRELSFAMARLVRRAREEAPRREAPVVVLRPRAVDETGFTVTREEAVDATDGVRFRVRGNRPERWVRQTDFTNDEAVGYLADRLAKLGVEEELFAKGAVSGSEVVIGDDSSPRGAVVFDWDPTLVGGAELLAGPRGEDLRLSEDSRPTRGDRRRLQEERKAARAGTQAELEAERLADRRAEAAGREDA from the coding sequence GTGCCGTTGTTCGTGGACCGTGTCGTCCTGCACGTGGCCGGGGGCAGCGGCGGCCACGGCTGCGTGTCCGTGCACCGGGAGAAGTTCAAGCCGCTCGGCGGGCCCGACGGCGGCAACGGCGGCCGCGGCGGCAGCGTCCGGCTCGAGGTCGACCCGTCGACGACGACGCTGCTCGACTTCCACCACGTCCCCCACCGCAGCGCCGGGAACGGCCGCCCGGGCCAGGGCTCGATGCGGCACGGCGCGAAGGGCGAGGACCTCGTCCTCCGCGTGCCCGCCGGCACCGTCGTCAAGGACGCCAGGACGGGCGAGCTGCTCGCCGACCTCGTCGCGGACGGCACCTCCGTCGAGCTGGCCCCCGGCGGCGCCGGCGGCCTCGGCAACGCCTCCCTGGCGACGACGAAGCGCAAGGCGCCCGGCTTCGCCCTCCTCGGCGAGCCCGGCTGGGAGGGCGACGTCGTCCTCGAGCTCAAGTCGCTCGCGGACGTCGCCCTCGTCGGCTTCCCGAGCGCCGGCAAGTCGAGCCTGGTCGCCGCGCTCTCGGCGGCCCGCCCGAAGATCGCCGACTACCCCTTCACGACGCTGGTGCCGAACCTCGGCGTCGTCGTCGCGGGGGACGAGCGCTTCGTCGTGGCCGACGTGCCCGGGCTCATCGAGGGGGCCAGCGAGGGCAAAGGCCTCGGGCTGGAGTTCCTGCGCCACGTCGAGCGGACGGCGGCGATCGTCCACGTGCTCGACTGCGCGACCCTCGAGCCGGGCCGCGACCCGGTCAGCGACCTCGACGTCATCGAGGCGGAGCTGGCGCGGTACGCCGTCGACCTCACCGCGACGGGCGAGCCCGGCCTGCCCCTCGAGCAGCGCCCCACGCTCGTCGTCCTCCACAAGAGCGACGTCCCCGAGGCCCGCGAGCTCGCCGAGTTCGTCCGTCCGGAGCTCGAGGCGCGCGGGCACGATGTGCTCGTCGCGTCGTCCGCCTCGCACGAGGGCCTGCGCGAGCTCTCCTTCGCCATGGCGCGGCTCGTCCGGCGCGCCCGCGAGGAGGCCCCGCGACGCGAGGCGCCCGTCGTCGTCCTGCGCCCCCGGGCGGTCGACGAGACCGGCTTCACCGTCACCCGCGAGGAGGCCGTCGACGCCACGGACGGCGTGCGCTTCCGCGTGCGCGGCAACCGGCCCGAGCGCTGGGTGCGCCAGACCGACTTCACGAACGACGAGGCCGTCGGCTACCTCGCCGACCGGCTCGCCAAGCTGGGCGTGGAGGAGGAGCTCTTCGCGAAGGGCGCCGTCTCCGGCTCCGAGGTGGTCATCGGCGACGACTCCTCGCCCCGCGGCGCCGTCGTCTTCGACTGGGACCCCACGCTCGTCGGCGGTGCCGAGCTGCTGGCCGGCCCGCGCGGCGAGGACCTGCGGCTGTCCGAGGACTCGCGCCCCACGCGCGGCGACCGGCGGCGGCTGCAGGAGGAGCGCAAGGCGGCCCGCGCCGGCACGCAGGCCGAGCTCGAGGCCGAGCGGCTGGCCGACCGCCGCGCGGAGGCCGCCGGCCGCGAGGACGCCTGA
- the rpmA gene encoding 50S ribosomal protein L27: protein MAHKKGASSSRNGRDSNAQRLGVKRFGGQEVKAGEIIVRQRGTHFHPGDNVGRGKDDTLFALTPGAVLFGTRRGRRTVNIVAPVALEAVAD from the coding sequence ATGGCACACAAGAAGGGCGCGAGCTCCAGCCGCAACGGCCGCGACTCGAACGCGCAGCGACTGGGCGTGAAGCGCTTCGGCGGCCAGGAGGTGAAGGCCGGCGAGATCATCGTCCGTCAGCGCGGCACCCACTTCCACCCCGGCGACAACGTCGGCCGCGGCAAGGACGACACGCTGTTCGCCCTCACCCCGGGCGCGGTCCTCTTCGGCACCCGTCGTGGTCGCCGCACCGTCAACATCGTCGCGCCGGTGGCCCTCGAGGCCGTCGCCGACTGA
- the rplU gene encoding 50S ribosomal protein L21, giving the protein MYAIVRAGGRQEKVSVGSELLIDRVGGGTPAAGTALQLAPLLLVDGTTVTSDAAALAGVTVTAEVVDEVKGPKITILRYKNKTGYRKRQGHRQKHTRVRITAIDS; this is encoded by the coding sequence GTGTACGCCATCGTCCGCGCCGGCGGCCGTCAGGAGAAGGTGTCGGTGGGCAGCGAGCTGCTCATCGACCGCGTCGGCGGCGGCACCCCCGCGGCGGGCACCGCTCTCCAGCTCGCCCCCCTCCTCCTCGTCGACGGCACGACCGTCACGAGCGACGCAGCGGCGCTGGCCGGCGTCACCGTCACGGCCGAGGTCGTCGACGAGGTCAAGGGCCCGAAGATCACGATCCTCCGGTACAAGAACAAGACCGGGTACCGGAAGCGTCAGGGCCACCGCCAGAAGCACACCCGCGTCCGCATCACCGCGATCGACAGCTGA
- a CDS encoding TenA family transcriptional regulator — MSAARDGADGTDGPVGFRARVAAASADVRAAVDALPFLAALGDGTLDPAVFRHYLEQDGCYLREYTRALALLAARAPRTDDAEVWAGSAAAAVVAERELHADLLGHPLLSRTGEPGDGPSGPSVPVRPSPTTLGYASWLVARAATAPYAVAAAAVLPCFTVYAEVGRALAARSSEVPDNPFARWTAAYADPAFQAASAAAADVVERAVADAPGDADEAVATAVLATRYEWAFWDAAWRREGWPV; from the coding sequence GTGAGCGCCGCCCGGGACGGCGCGGACGGCACGGACGGCCCCGTGGGCTTCCGCGCGCGCGTCGCCGCCGCCTCGGCGGACGTGCGGGCCGCCGTCGACGCGCTGCCGTTCCTCGCCGCGCTGGGCGACGGCACGCTCGACCCGGCCGTCTTCCGCCACTACCTCGAGCAGGACGGCTGCTACCTGCGGGAGTACACGCGGGCGCTCGCGCTGCTCGCGGCGCGGGCGCCCCGCACCGACGACGCCGAGGTGTGGGCGGGGTCGGCCGCCGCGGCCGTCGTCGCCGAGCGCGAGCTGCACGCCGACCTCCTCGGGCACCCGCTGCTGTCCCGGACGGGGGAGCCCGGCGACGGTCCGTCCGGCCCGTCCGTGCCCGTCCGTCCGTCCCCGACGACGCTCGGCTACGCCTCGTGGCTCGTCGCCCGCGCCGCGACGGCGCCCTACGCCGTGGCCGCCGCCGCGGTGCTGCCGTGCTTCACCGTCTACGCGGAGGTGGGCCGCGCGCTCGCCGCCCGCTCGTCCGAGGTGCCGGACAACCCCTTCGCCCGGTGGACGGCGGCCTACGCCGACCCGGCCTTCCAGGCGGCCTCGGCGGCCGCCGCCGACGTCGTCGAGCGGGCCGTGGCCGACGCCCCGGGCGACGCCGACGAGGCCGTGGCGACGGCGGTCCTCGCCACCCGGTACGAGTGGGCCTTCTGGGACGCCGCCTGGCGCCGGGAGGGCTGGCCGGTCTGA